One Candidatus Woesebacteria bacterium genomic window, TTATTTTGTTTTTTTTAAAGAAAAATATAAGGGCGGAAGATAAGATTTTGCTTGTTGTCCAAGGCAAAAATGTAGTTCGTATAGTTGACTTTGATTTTATCTCTTCTGAGATTGTTGTGGTTGATATCCCGGCCAGTCTTGAGGTTGAAGCGTCTCATAATTTAGGGAATTGGGAATTATCAAGTATTTGGAATCTGGGTGAAAATGAAAAGATAGGAGGAGGTAAGCTTCTGGTTGAGACCTTGAGAAACAATCTCTTTGCGCCTGTCTATTATTTTTCATCAGAGAAAGGCAACTCTTTAGTTGAAGGCAGTATCTTTTCAAGTTTGATTTTTCCTTTCCTTGAGAGTAAGTCAAATTTGGGACTAGTGGATAAGATAAAATTGGGCGTTTTTTCGGCAAGATTTAAAGATTCTAGGTTGACAAAAATAGATTTGTCTAGCACCTCTTTTCTTGAAAGAACACAGCTGAAGAGTGGTAAAGATGGATATCATGTTAGAGGTGAATTACCGCAAGAGTTGCTTTGGGTTTTTGCTGACCCTTTGTTTTTGAGGAATAAAGTTTTTGTTTCTCTGATTAATGAGACCGGCAGCTCGCTTGTAGTAGGTAGGGTGAGTAAGATTGTAGAAACTATGGGGGCCAAGTTGGGTGCGGTTAGCAATCAGAACGCTAGCGGAGATGATTGCGAAGTTGCCGCTCGGGATTACAACCTACTTTCAAATTTGTCTTTGGTTTTTTCTTGCCGTAAAGTGGAAGATGGAAAATTGGAAAAAAACGAGATTGTCCTTAAAATCGGTAAAAAATTTAAGGAAAGATTTTAATTTGGAATTTAAAATAGTTTAGACGGGGACAAAAAAGCCGTAGTTTATTATTCTTGTTCTTCATCTTCAGAAGGCATAAAGTCTTCCTTATTGTGAACTAGCTCTGGCGGGGTAAAGGAAATATAGTCTAATTTTTCAACAGTAAAAGAGGGTATTTCCTTTGTTTTTTTACTTTTTTTGATTTCTTTAATGAATATTTTTACTTCTTTGTTGTCGATACTCTTAATATAGGCTTGGTATTCATTTCCTAGATTAATAAGCTTCTTGAGGCGGCTATTGATATCGTCAGGGAGGCGCCCGATATATTCATTGTCAATAGTTGTAATATTAATTCTATGTCCGTGAAAATTTAACTTTATTTCGTCTCCGGCATCAAGTTTAGCCAAAGTTTTGGGATTGCCAGGGTAGGTAAGAGTTACAATTTTTGTTTTACCCGGCTCTTCAATAAAAAGATCTGCTTTAAGAGATGTGCTTTTATAGCTTTCTTTTGACTTGAGCTTGCGCCATTTTTCTAGGCATTTTTGAGCGATGATATTATAAGGGTCAAGTGATAACACCTTTTTGGCTGTCATCTTAGCGTTTTTTATATCTCCTATCTCTGAGTAAGCTCGAGCAAGCCGTCCTAAGGCCTCAATGTTCTCAGGATCTTCTTCGATTATTTCTTTATTTAGCCTTAAGGCATTTTCCCAATCTCCCGCGAGAGCTGCTGTTATTGCTTCTTTTGCTTTTTGGTCTATAATAGCGTTTTGCATTTTCTTATCTACAAAAGAATAAATGTATTGTATAATTAATGTCAATAGTCTATGAGTGGTCATTCACATTATGCAACCATAAAACGGCAGAAAGAGGCCAAGGATTCGGCCAAGGGGCGTATATTTTCGCGTCACGCTAAAGCCATTGCTCTTGCTATAAAAGTAGGAGGAAGCGCTGACCCCGAACTTAATTCCAAGCTTCGTTTTGCTATAGAGCAGGCAAAAGCAGACAATCTTCCTAAAGCAAATATTGAAAGGATTTTACAAAGAAGTCAGGAGATGGGGGACCTCGAAGAGGTTGTTTATGAAGGTTATGGTCCTTTAGGTGTGGGAGTTGTGGTTGATGCTGTGACCAATAATCGTAACAGGACTTCCCAGGAAATAAAAAATATTTTTGAGAGGGCAGGGGGAAGACTGGCTGGCCCTGGTTCTGTCTCTTACAATTTTGAACTTAAAGGTATGTTTACCGTCAAAAAAAAGGACGATGTTGAATCTCAGATGCTTAGTCTTATTGATCTGGGGGTAGAAGATGTTTTTGAAGCAGAAGATGGTATTGAAATTTATGTTGCTCCTGAACAGTTTCAGGAAACAAGAAATAAGCTTTTGGAGAAAGGCTTTGAAATTATATCCTCAGAGCTTACAAAAAGACCTAAAAACTATCTGATCGTTGAAAATGAAAACGATGCCAAGAGGATAATGTCTTTTCTTGACGCTCTCGAGGAGCATGATGATGTTCAGGGTGTTTATTCCAACTTTGATTTTTCTCCCCAGAACTAATAAATGACTAAAAGAAAACGTTTTCTTGTCACATCTTTGCTTCTAACTTTAGGTTTTGCAGGGGTACAATTCTTAGAACAAAGTTATAAATTTTGGGGTATTGGCGGCTTATCTTTTTTAACTCTAATCTTATTTTATTGGTCTTTAAGAGAGGGTTTGGCGTTTAATCTTACTCTTTTGAGCTTAGTTTTGCCTGTCTTTTTCACTTTAGGAGTCGGTTTTTTCTGGTTTCTTCTTCCTACAAACATCTTTACACAGATTCCGATACTTATTTTTTATGGTTTCTTTATCTATATCCTTTGCCTGACTGAGAACATTTTCACAGTTGCCGCTATTAGAACGATCGCTCTTTTGAGAGCAGCAAGAGGAGTTGGTTTTGTTTTAACTCTTTTAGTCTCTTTTTTGCTTTTTAATACGATCGTGTCTCTGCGTCAGCCTTTTTGGATTTCAAGCCCGCTTGTTTTTTTAGCGAGCTTTCTCATCTTTTTCCAAGGTTTGTGGCACGTTGATCTTTCAACAAGTTTTGATCGTGATTTATTTAACCTGTCTTTTATTTTTAGCCTTGTTTTGCTTGAAATTTCGGTTGCTCTTTTTTTCTGGCCTACTACGGTTGTGGTTGGTTCTTTGTTTTTGACAGTTTCGGTTTATGTCCTTTTGGGTTTAGGTCAAGCCAAAATTGAGGGCAGACTTTTTCCACAGACAATCAGGGAATACCTTACAGTGGGTATTTTGGTACTTCTTTCAATGTTTTTTGCCACTCATTGGGGCGAATAGAAATTTGGTTTCTTCTTAGTTATTGAAAACTAAAAAAAGACACACGGCGTGTAGGGGAGAGGGGAGTCGGGTATCCTATAATAATATCCTATAGTTTATGAAAACCGGTCATTTTTCACAGGATAATTTTTATTTTTTCACGAAAGAAAAATAGAATTTAACTTTAGAAAAAGAACCGAAAAGGAAAAGTGAAGCTAGTTGATATAGTTTGATAGAGTATTAAGCCTCTCTTTTTATCAAAAGCGGAGTGTTTTTGCTAGTCTTGTGGATAACTGTTTTCTGATTTATTGGAAAGTGTTCTTTTAGTTTTGTTTTCTTTATAGAGGGAATTTCTAAAAAACTCTGTCTTTTCCTTTTAATTTTATTAGTTTCAAAAAAACTGTTCTCTCTTTTTGGTGTGTTTGTTCCTTTTAGTAAAATTCTTTAAAATATAATGTCGCACAAGATAGATTTTACGACATAATGAAAGCTGTTGGAGTAGGAGGTGCTCCCCCGGGTTTTTATTTTTTTATCCCGGGATTTTTATTTTTGAAATAAATTATTTTTTTATATTTTCTCTTTTTAAATTGTCTTAGGATTTTTTTATTTCCAAATTAAACCCGAAAAAGCAATCGATATTATAAGAAAGTGTCAAAAGTGCTTTTAGACCGTAATCACGGACAAAAAGGAACTTGTTTTAGACGACCAGTTAATCGTCTAAACTGAGAAACCCCCTTTAAAATCGATTTGGTGAAGCCAGGTTTGAAGCAAATAAAGAGCAAATTACAAATTAAAAACAATATACAAATTACAATATACAAATTCTAAATTCTAATATCTAAATCCTAAACCCTGAACCAGAATAAATTCGATTCAGGGCAAGCAAATTCCAAATCACAAACAAATTAGGAACACTGAACTTAGTTGAATTATGGAAATAATGCATTCACCTGCATAATACATAATACAAGATACTAGATACAATCTTTCGGCTAGCTTCGACTGAATTCCGATAGTCGAAAGCTGATGGCTGATGACCGACAACCGACATCTGAAGTCTGACAGCTGATAGCCGATGTCTGATGCTGATTAGTGTCGCACAATCTTATTGACAAGTTTGTGGGGGAGTTCTACAATGAATTTAGCTAATGCAAGATAACCTGCCTAAAAACAGCGAACTGTCGTCCAAGATTTCTGCTTTTTTGGAGTATCTTGAGGTTGAAAAGGGCTCCTCTTCCCTAACGGTAAGAAACTATAGACATTATTTAACTCGCTTTTTGTTATGGCTTGAGAAACAAGGTCTTAAGCCGACTCTTCAAAGTATTAAGCCTGAAGTAATTCATAATTATCGTCTTTATCTTTCGCGCTTGGTTGATAAAGACGGCAGGACTTTATCCCGCAAGACCCAAGGCTATCATTCAATAGCGCTTCGCAGTTTTCTAAAATGGTGTTTGAAAAATGATCTTGAAGTTATGTCTCCTGAAAAGATTGAATTGCCAAAAATTGCCGAAAGACAGGTGAAGTTTTTAACAGGAAAGGAGGTTGATAGGCTTTTAAACGCACCATCTTTGTCAACTATAGTCGGCAAGCGTGACAAGGCTATTTTGGAAGTTCTTTTTTCAACTGGTTTGCGTGTTTCTGAGCTTGTTTCTTTGAATCGTGATAATGTGGATATTAAAAGGCGTGAGTTTGGAGTGGTTGGTAAAGGCGGCCGTGCAAGAGTGGTCTTTCTTTCAAGTCGTGCCGCTTCTTATCTTGATGAATATCTTAAAGCAAGAGAAGATAGTTTTAAGCCGCTTTTTATTAGGCACAGTAGGAATTTGGCGCCCAATTTGAAAGATAACCAGATGAGGCTAACAGCTCGTTCTGTTCAGCGAATCTTGAAAAAATATTCTCGCAAGGTTAAGTTGCCTTTTGATGCGACACCCCATGTTTTGCGTCATTCTTTTGCGACCGATCTTTTAATGGCAGGAGCTGATATTAGATCAGTTCAGGAAATGCTGGGGCATAAAAATATCCAGACGACTCAAATTTATACTCATGTAACCCACCGTCATCTAAAGGAGATTTACGATACCTATCACGGCCGCTCTAGTTAGTTTCTTCTTCTTTTTCGTCCTCAGTTATGTTTTTCTCAAGTGTGGCAACGCCTGCTACTGAGTCATCACTCTTGGCAAATCGCATTAGGATTACTCCTTGGGTAGCTCGACCCATTTGGGGTATATTTTTAAGAGGCAACTTAATTATTTGTCCCATTGATGAAGTTATAACGACCTGGTCTATTTTTTCGGTTACGGTTGTCATCGCAGCAAGATTGCCTGTTTTTGGGGTAATTACGGCAGCTTTTACCCCCTTCCCTGCTCTTTTTTGAAGAGGGAAAAGGTCAATGGGTGTTCTTTTACCAATCCCTTTTTCAGAAACAGTTAGAATGTCTCTAAAGACTTTTCTTCTTTTATCTTTTATCTCAGGGCTTTTAGGATTGAAGACGTCCATTCCTATAACTTCATCATCATCTGCAATCTTAATTCCTCTGACTCCTGATGTTGGCCTTCCCATTGCACGCAAGTCTTTTTCGCTAAACCTAATAGACATACCCTTTTTGGTAATAAGTAAGATATTGTCTTCTCCTGTAGTTTTGTCAACTCCGACAAGAGTGTCGTTTGGTTCAAGACGTATGGCAATGATGCCTGAGGCCCTCATATTCTTAAATGCCGATATTTCGGTCTTTTTTACAATTCCTTTTTTGGTTGCCATTACAAAGTATTTACCTATACCTTCCTTTACCGGAAGGATTGACATAATTCTTTCGCCTTGTTCAATATTCAGGATGTTAACGATTGCCTGGCCTTTACTTATTCTGGAACTTTCGGGAATTTCCCAAACCTTGCTTCCATAAACCTTGCCACGGTCGGTAAAGAATAGGAGATTGTCGTGCGTGGTGGCAGCAATGATGTGTTCAATTTCGTCCTCTTCTTTAACTGTCATTCCGCTTATGCCTTTGCCACCTCGCCTTTGTGATTTAAAAGTGTTTCTTGGCACTCGCTTGATATAGCCTGTTTTGGTAATTGTTATTAGATTTTCTTCAAGAGGAATTAGGTCTTCTTCTTTAAATTCGCCTATATCCTGCTTGAAAATGCGGGTTCTTCTTTCGTCTTGAAACTTTTCTTTCATCTCTTGAGTTTCTTTGGTGATGATATCTATCACTTTTTGAGGGTCTTTGAGAATATTCGTCAACTCGTCAATTAATTTTTTAACTTCTTCATATTCTTTTTCTATCTTCTCTCGCTCAAGCGCGGCAAGGCGACGAAGTTGCATATCAAGAATCGCGTTTGCTTGAATTGCTGTTAAGCCAAACTTTTGCATCAAGTTATTTTTGGCGTCTTCTTGGGTTTTTGAGTTGCGTATTGTTTTTATAACTTCATCCAAATTATCAAGAGCAATCTTTAAGCCTTCTAAAATGTGGGCTCTCTTTTTGGCTGAAGTCAATTCAAAAATGGTTCTTCTTGTTACTACTTTTTGCCTGTGTTTAATATATTCGGTCAGAATTTGTTTCAAATTGACAAGATGTGGAGTGCCGTCAATTAAAGCTACGAAATTGGCAGGGAATGTTGTTTGCAATTTTGTGTGTTTGTAAAGATTATTAAGAACTGCTTTTGGTTTTGAGTCTCTTTTAAGATCAATTACTACTCGCAATCCTTCTTTATCGGATTCATCTCT contains:
- a CDS encoding TPR domain protein; its protein translation is MQNAIIDQKAKEAITAALAGDWENALRLNKEIIEEDPENIEALGRLARAYSEIGDIKNAKMTAKKVLSLDPYNIIAQKCLEKWRKLKSKESYKSTSLKADLFIEEPGKTKIVTLTYPGNPKTLAKLDAGDEIKLNFHGHRINITTIDNEYIGRLPDDINSRLKKLINLGNEYQAYIKSIDNKEVKIFIKEIKKSKKTKEIPSFTVEKLDYISFTPPELVHNKEDFMPSEDEEQE
- a CDS encoding Site-specific recombinase XerD, with protein sequence MQDNLPKNSELSSKISAFLEYLEVEKGSSSLTVRNYRHYLTRFLLWLEKQGLKPTLQSIKPEVIHNYRLYLSRLVDKDGRTLSRKTQGYHSIALRSFLKWCLKNDLEVMSPEKIELPKIAERQVKFLTGKEVDRLLNAPSLSTIVGKRDKAILEVLFSTGLRVSELVSLNRDNVDIKRREFGVVGKGGRARVVFLSSRAASYLDEYLKAREDSFKPLFIRHSRNLAPNLKDNQMRLTARSVQRILKKYSRKVKLPFDATPHVLRHSFATDLLMAGADIRSVQEMLGHKNIQTTQIYTHVTHRHLKEIYDTYHGRSS
- a CDS encoding DNA gyrase subunit A, giving the protein MDIGKIKTVEITSELSKSYLDYAMSVIVARALPDIRDGFKPVHRRILYAMYLMGLEPGKQFSKSAKVVGEVLGKYHPHGDMAVYDALVRLAQDFSMRYPLVQGQGNFGSVDGDPPAAMRYTEVRLSKYAPYMLFDIDKDTVDFVDNFDATLKEPVFLPALLPNLLLMGSEGIAVGMATKIPPHNLKEVADAIVETIKKGRVVLLDQEKQKEETEFVIKKINLVASGEAQKLTEEEVTPQNLSFESDITIDDLIKIIPGPDFPTGGAIYNAQSLKEVYATGRGKIVVRGIAEIKEEKGKPQIVISEIPYQVNKSQLVKDIADLVKDKKINGIANLRDESDKEGLRVVIDLKRDSKPKAVLNNLYKHTKLQTTFPANFVALIDGTPHLVNLKQILTEYIKHRQKVVTRRTIFELTSAKKRAHILEGLKIALDNLDEVIKTIRNSKTQEDAKNNLMQKFGLTAIQANAILDMQLRRLAALEREKIEKEYEEVKKLIDELTNILKDPQKVIDIITKETQEMKEKFQDERRTRIFKQDIGEFKEEDLIPLEENLITITKTGYIKRVPRNTFKSQRRGGKGISGMTVKEEDEIEHIIAATTHDNLLFFTDRGKVYGSKVWEIPESSRISKGQAIVNILNIEQGERIMSILPVKEGIGKYFVMATKKGIVKKTEISAFKNMRASGIIAIRLEPNDTLVGVDKTTGEDNILLITKKGMSIRFSEKDLRAMGRPTSGVRGIKIADDDEVIGMDVFNPKSPEIKDKRRKVFRDILTVSEKGIGKRTPIDLFPLQKRAGKGVKAAVITPKTGNLAAMTTVTEKIDQVVITSSMGQIIKLPLKNIPQMGRATQGVILMRFAKSDDSVAGVATLEKNITEDEKEEETN